Proteins from a single region of Fibrobacter sp. UWB5:
- a CDS encoding energy-coupling factor transporter transmembrane component T, with amino-acid sequence MKLDPRTKLFLTIAGNSVILSAPVIYGAMIVVLPAVLLVLEKRWRFSLLFSFLYAISAFSFDYLKTMDVGLAGTLFVSTMMLVSHVMPISVIFYYVMTTTKVNEFMAGMSKMHIPNKVTIPLAVMIRFFPTVFDEARDIGNAMRMRGIRLFSLRTLKNPLAILEYRLIPLLVSLTKIGDELSVAATTRGLSPETRRSCIVKIGFHVQDVVVALYCCAVIALFIGARA; translated from the coding sequence GTGAAATTGGACCCTCGGACAAAACTGTTCTTAACGATTGCGGGAAACAGCGTCATTCTTTCCGCGCCAGTGATTTACGGCGCCATGATTGTTGTTTTGCCGGCAGTTTTATTGGTGCTTGAAAAAAGATGGCGGTTTTCCCTGCTCTTTTCTTTCTTGTACGCAATATCTGCATTCAGTTTTGATTATTTAAAAACGATGGATGTCGGGCTGGCGGGCACGCTGTTTGTCTCGACGATGATGCTTGTTTCGCATGTGATGCCGATAAGCGTTATTTTTTACTATGTCATGACGACCACCAAGGTGAACGAGTTCATGGCGGGAATGTCGAAGATGCATATTCCTAACAAAGTGACGATTCCCTTGGCGGTGATGATTCGCTTTTTCCCGACCGTATTCGATGAAGCCCGCGATATCGGAAACGCAATGCGCATGCGGGGCATTCGCCTGTTCAGCCTGCGGACATTAAAGAACCCGCTTGCCATTTTGGAATACAGACTTATTCCGCTACTGGTGTCGCTCACAAAAATCGGTGACGAACTTTCGGTGGCGGCGACGACGCGCGGACTTTCGCCAGAAACGAGACGCAGTTGCATTGTCAAAATCGGGTTTCATGTTCAAGATGTTGTCGTGGCGTTATATTGCTGCGCCGTAATAGCGCTGTTTATAGGGGCCCGCGCATGA
- a CDS encoding MptD family putative ECF transporter S component — protein sequence MSNVRSTGKKSSNTLVRDLVNVGIFAALYIVLGFMSSSIGYIPALIVFSTASIALVTSVPMFLFYSKIERPILCCMLFCGIFGGAMLVMGQSVIMFAISLAVGLLSGTILKIIGKNFAGLYMANIVLSLMSSSMMLPLWLYTEEYLEYTRGMCDEGYVAKLAELSNSIWPLVGIYTFGILGAVIGGLVARRIMKKHFERIGLAR from the coding sequence ATGAGTAATGTAAGATCGACCGGGAAAAAATCATCGAATACCTTGGTCCGTGACCTAGTGAACGTGGGCATTTTTGCGGCGCTTTATATCGTGCTTGGTTTTATGTCGTCGAGCATCGGCTACATTCCCGCCCTTATTGTTTTTTCGACCGCGAGCATTGCGCTTGTGACGAGTGTTCCCATGTTCCTGTTCTATTCGAAAATAGAAAGGCCGATCCTGTGCTGTATGCTTTTTTGCGGCATATTCGGGGGAGCAATGCTGGTGATGGGCCAGAGCGTTATCATGTTTGCGATAAGCCTTGCAGTTGGGCTACTGTCGGGAACAATTCTGAAAATCATAGGGAAAAATTTTGCTGGCTTGTACATGGCAAACATTGTCTTGAGCCTAATGAGTTCTTCGATGATGCTTCCGCTTTGGCTTTATACCGAGGAATATCTAGAATATACCCGTGGCATGTGCGACGAAGGTTACGTTGCGAAATTGGCGGAACTTTCTAACAGTATCTGGCCCCTGGTCGGAATTTACACCTTCGGCATCTTGGGTGCCGTTATCGGTGGACTCGTGGCCCGCCGCATCATGAAAAAGCATTTTGAACGGATCGGTCTTGCCCGGTGA